One stretch of Apis cerana isolate GH-2021 linkage group LG8, AcerK_1.0, whole genome shotgun sequence DNA includes these proteins:
- the LOC107993553 gene encoding conserved oligomeric Golgi complex subunit 7: protein MDVSAFSEDTFDVKDWINKTFKSVEAQENKDAFVSSLVMKLQLYVQQVNGALEETSQSVLSSLPRVLRDTQFLQQEALALREKMVAVKQEIEKVEKDTASSMATLEKIDRIKTDLQTAKQGLHEADNWSVLANDVEEVFESGDVEAIANKLFSMQKSLAMLVNVIDYEDKKLQLEGLKNRLEAIASPKLVQAFTAANLEQSKVYVDIFNKIERLPQLLKYYHNCLKVSLGQEWRRTIELAQDENVSYWLHTYYDKLLSSWNDQVKWCHLVFPNTSIDIIIDVYADLLKSLDPSIPECIESFLKQHTNAMQLSLLLELKQITKHFAINLQGVIETSSHGKFQNSKLLSLAQAIYAPYVTYVVKYNIYETAQLEHQLQSMGSAQDDLSDTINILSLSISRVMEYANEANKRCKLFTDGCGYPGLLKSLISYFNKYLEKYQAAIRQLERKKVKHEDWNLFQMCLTLMQTIGDLLGHIQQFEKSVIIDIIEANNKLQSTTCSVFIQYKKLLLNTSNQTELENLTASFQKEDETILDPIMKSINKLCSDLHRATYEVIFAPIFTQLLLVQKAPAWSTEANKMIHLSADLPDYSFAPQEYITQVGQYLMTLPQHLEPFLLRENPSLTQALKAADPQYTQSSTESGFTDILLEIITKETCQMFLDQTLGICQLNSAACKQLATDIDYLGNVLEELGLSLSENLQHMSLLLRLSPEDYQNSSSGCNARLVAAVRQMRNITFSA, encoded by the exons atg GATGTATCTGCATTTTCCGAAGATACTTTCGATGTCAAAGATtggattaataaaacatttaaatctgTCGAGGcacaagaaaataaagat gcATTTGTTTCATCTTTGGTAATGAAGTTGCAATTATATGTGCAACAAGTCAATGGTGCTTTAGAAGAGACTAGTCAATCTGTTCTTTCAAGTTTGCCAAGGGTTTTAAGAGATACACAGTTTTTACAACAAGAAGCTTTAGCTTTGAGAGAGAAAATGGTTGCAGTTAAACAAGAAATAGAAAAG gTTGAAAAAGATACTGCTTCATCAATGGCaacattagaaaaaatagatagaataaaaacagATTTACAAACTGCTAAACAAGGTTTACATGAAGCTGATAATTGGAGTGTACTTGCTAATGATGTTGAAGAG gtATTTGAATCAGGTGATGTAGAAgctattgcaaataaattattcagtaTGCAAAAATCATTGGCTATGCTTGTAAATGTTATTGATTATgaggataaaaaattacaattagaaggattaaaaaatcgattagaAGCTATAGCTAGTCCAAAATTAGTTCAAGCATTTACTGCTGCAAATTTag aacaaTCTAAAGTTTAcgtggatatttttaataaaatagaacgtTTACCACaacttcttaaatattatcataattgttTGAAAGTATCATTAGGACAAGAATGGCGTCGTACTATTGAATTAGCTCAAGATGAAAATGTTTCTTATTGGTTACATacttattatgataaattattatctagtTGGAATGATCag gtAAAATGGTGTCATCTTGTATTTCCAAATACTTCAATTGATATCATAATTGATGTATATGCTGATCTTTTGAAAAGTTTGGATCCAAGCATTCCGGAATGTatagaatcatttttaaaacaacaTACAAATGCTATGCAATTATCTTTGTTACTTGAACTTAAACAAATTACAAAgcattttgcaataaatttacaaGGTGTAATTGAAACATCATCacatggaaaatttcaaaactcaAAACTATTATCATTGGCACAAGCAATATATGCACCTTATGTTACATATGttgtaaaatacaatatttatgaaacagCTCAACTTGAACATCAGCTACAATCTATGGGTTCTGCACAAGATGATTTAAGTGATACAATCAATATTCTTTCCCTTAGCATTTCAAGAGTAATGGAATATGCAAATGAAGCCAATAAAAGATGTAAACTCTTTACAGATGGCTGTGGTTATCCtggtttattaaaatctttgatt agttattttaataaatatcttgaaaaatatcaagctGCTATACGACAATTAGAGcgtaaaaaagtaaaacatgaagattggaatttatttcaaatgtgCCTGACTTTAATGCAGACTATAg gTGATCTTTTGGGACATAttcaacaatttgaaaaatcagtgataattgatattattgaagCTAACAATAAACTACAAAGTACAACTTGTAGtgttttcattcaatataaaaaattacttttaaatacatCAAATCAAACTGAATTGGAGAATTTAACTGCATCTTTCCAAAaag aaGATGAAACAATTCTGGATCCAATAAtgaaatctattaataaactATGTTCTGATTTGCATCGTGCAACATATGAAGTAATTTTTGCTCCTATATTTACACAATTGTTACTAGTACAAAAAGCACCAGCATGGTCAACAGAAGCcaataaaatgattcatttaaGTGCAGATTTACCTGATTATAGTTTTGCACCTCAAGAATATATAACACAAGTTGGACAATACTTAATGACATTACCACAACATTTAGAGCCATTTTTGCTTAGGGAAAATCCAAGTCTTACTCAAGCTTTAAAAGCTGCAGATCCACAATATACACAAAGTTCTACTGAATCTGGATTTactgatattttattagaaattattactaaAGAAACATGTCAAATGTTTCTAGATCAAACATTAGGAATTTGTCAATTAAATTCTGCAGCATGCAAGCAACTTGCAACTGACATAG ATTATCTTGGTAATGTTTTGGAAGAACTTGGTTTATCTTTATCAGAAAATCTGCAACATATGTCTCTTTTATTAAGGCTATCACCAGAAGATTATCAAAACAGCAGTTCAGGATGTAATGCTAGACTTGTAGCTGCTGTTAGacaaatgagaaatataacattttctgCCTAA
- the LOC107993556 gene encoding LOW QUALITY PROTEIN: uncharacterized protein LOC107993556 (The sequence of the model RefSeq protein was modified relative to this genomic sequence to represent the inferred CDS: deleted 1 base in 1 codon) — MLRQRELPRDRVLFRILKNKSPTVSNICEKLNYNVKNVVLLSEDELCELWQHVKTILLKAQKLYTQASNNKGKYLRELNVMVKLIHTITSMALETIVQRMFVPNILLQNIMLLHSVVLLNVKDEQIKNEISYLLEKWWMLNMIWKEKVIINALRYLIQSCKSSLQHVKRLYEIRSAITLLKCAEDIQELLKLVREKTVMSLEEGRMLILHLFTLGEQYILGIHNNIRVVLQNIGHNYIAAYADLYIIAWLNATEKLKKFIVENCLYNIIFHCFRAYRDSAGRGKLGKNLLSLLTAIHNNKQQVARSMIHNQCKPLLWKHLKAPGSFIRCNAVEILFVTNSVQYTYASKDRNKIYLQKCYKIITDLLKDSDFEVCNVTMNELFKMLEKYWTFVPRNIIRDWLNILLHYTKNANNSKIRANVFIGLTRILIKERSRRMLIDFLPNFANSIYDEDKAVLEALIKLLWHVQNQLGIPFWNIIPLTYVLDRLETTQDIFLLQELIKLIWLRISLNGTHCDKIIDELAYIGTNNINAIRRFCFHSKLVISWNTSTKLIETLLVMIKEEIKCLPLMKLLNKNCNKKIKIDNKRSKYINDSLNNWNKNLDNYKDNYKDVHIYIDVIAMLLIGNIKNTKEEKFYKEEMNILRVIAHALPEFFKYLRETPINESVIFLFSLIPSRLFFNKIEVIEMLVQELCNPNAPDDTILSVIHVLMKWNKGDTILFALTNIFTESLNISLNNQHVINNTDVFQINEKGLELSLRILKHLLHDEYQSVLMNKYHKDILKFWKNLYRLRSFIEKELNNECNIKSLISKDIIVQFFKEYISMISILYKKDIFEASDQFSEILLWIRRTIIPHISQIDINTIENHQTCINIIRSTFDISNYLLEEYNSTSKLCCDIVLLYCSCLSSTIGIVFMNNAFDAITMLLDFSKMAYKKQEPSLLEIIVPNFACVMMVTLTKYDQDKLFKYTNNLKLLNGLTEKYFTIIKNTFDSQSLYLSYITIMFNAAINSISTEITHMLQCSCVTEEKILITQFPYLAKKILKIILNKRKYQKLSIQVLTKTITNYTKIDMLSALIVIYKILKSTDKTTINRLKNVTLAAKEHYQKQSCNNCFDRGNTITEKSFWKMLFIPYNDQFGLIVT; from the exons atgttgcgTCAACGTGAATTACCAAGGGATAGAGtactttttcgaatattaaaaaataaaagtccaACTGTTAGCAACATATGTGAAAAATTG aattacaaTGTGAAAAATGTTGTCTTGTTATCAGAAGATGAACTTTGTGAACTATGGCAACATGTGAAAACTATACTATTAAAagcacaaaaattatatactcaGGCATCAAATAATAAAGGCAAATATTTGAGa gAACTTAATGTTATGGTTAAATTGATACATACAATAACTTCAATGGCTCTTGAAACAATTGTACAACGAATGTTTGTacccaatattttattacaaaatataatgttactaCATTCTGTTGTGTTACTTAATGTAAAGGATGAACAG atTAAGAATGAAATATCGTATTTGTTGGAAAAATGGTGGATGTTAAATATGatatggaaagaaaaagtaataataaatgcatTAAGATATCTTATTCAAAGTTGCAAATCTTCActg caaCATGTAAAACGTTTATATGAGATAAGATCTGCTATTACATTGCTAAAATGTGCAGAAGATATACAAGAACTACTTAAACTTGTTCGAGAAAAAACTGTGATGTCACTAGAAGAAGGTCGaatgttaatattacatttatttacacTTGGTGAACAATATATAttg ggaatacataataatataagagtggtattacaaaatattggaCATAATTATATTGCTGCATAtgcagatttatatataattgcatgGTTAAATGcaactgaaaaattaaaaaaatttattgttgaaaattgtttatataatattatttttcattgcttTCGGGCATATAGAGATTCTGCTGGAAGAGGAAAACTTGGTAAAAATCTGCTGTCACTTCTTACTGCTATACATAACAATAAACAGCAAGTAGCTAGGTCAATGATTCACAATCAATGTAAACCTTTGCTTTGGAAACATTTAaag GCACCTGGTTCTTTCATTAGATGTAATGCTgtagaaattctttttgtaacaaattctgtacaatatacatatgcttcaaaagatagaaataaaatttaccttcaaaaatgttataaaataataactgatCTTTTAAAAGATTCAGATTTTGAAGTATGTAATGTTACTATGAAT gaacTATTTAAGatgttagaaaaatattggacTTTTGTaccaagaaatattattcgagattggttaaacattttattacattatacaaaaaatgctaataattccaaaataagagcaaatgtttttattggtttaacaagaatattaattaaagaacgATCTCGTAGAATGCTCATAGATTTTCTACCAAATTTTGCAAACAGTATTTATGATGAAGATAAAGCGGTATTAGAAGCGTTAATTAAACTTCTTTGGCATGTACAAAATCAACTTGGAATACCATTTTGGAATATAATACCTTTGACTTATGTTCTCGATCGTTTAGag actaCTCaagacatatttttattacaagaattaataaaactaatttggTTACGTATATCATTAAATGGTACACattgtgataaaataatagatgaaTTAGCATATATaggtacaaataatataaatgctaTTAGAAGATTTTGTTTCCATTCTAAACTTGTTATAAGCTGGAATACATCCACTAAACTTATTGAGACTTTATTAGTtatgataaaagaagaaattaaatgtttacctctaatgaaattattaaataaaaattgtaataaaaagatcaaaattgataataagagaagcaaatatataaatg attctttgaataattggaataaaaaccttgataattataaagataattataaagatgtacatatatatattgatgttATTGCTATGTTATTaataggaaatattaaaaatacaaaggaagaaaaattctataaagaagagatgaatattttacgaGTAATTGCACATGCATTAccagaattttttaagtatcttaga gaaacaCCAATAAATGAatcagtaatatttttattttctttaattccttcgagattatttttcaataaaattgaagttATTGAAATGTTAGTACAAGAATTATGTAATCCAAATGCTCCTGATGATACTATTCTTTCAGTTATACATGTTCTCATGAAATGGAATAAAGGAGATACAATTTTGTTTGcattaacgaatatttttacagaatctttaaatataagtttaaataatcag catgttattaataatacagatgtatttcaaattaatgaaaaaggtTTAGAATTAAGTTTACGAAttctaaaacatttattacatGATGAATATCAATcagttttaatgaataaatatcataaagatatacttaaattttggaaaaacttATATAGATTAAGaagttttatagaaaaagaattaaataacgaaTGCAATATAAAAAGTCTGATATCCAAAGATATAattgtgcaattttttaaagaatatatatcaatgatttcaatattatataagaaagatatatttgaaGCATCAGATCAATTctcagaaattttattatggatTAGAag gACAATAATACCACATATATCGCAGATAGATATAAATACTATAGAAAACCATCAaacttgtataaatataataagaagtaCTTTTGACATATCAAATTATCTATTGGAAGAATACAATAGTACTTCAAAATTATGCTGTGATATTGTACTTTTGTATTGTAGTTGTCTATCTTCAACAATTGGTAtagtttttatgaataatgcaTTTGATGCTATAACAATGTTATTAGATTTTAGTAAAATGGcttataaaaaacaagaaccaagtttattagaaattattgtaCCAAATTTCGCATGTGTTATGATGGTTACACTAACTAAATATGatcaagataaattatttaaatatacgaat aacttgaaattattaaatgggttaactgaaaaatattttacaattattaaaaatacttttgacAGTCAAAGTTTATATCTCtcatatataactattatgtTTAATGCTGCAATCAATAGTATAAGTACAGAAATAACACATATGTTACAATGCTCATGTGtaacagaagaaaaaattttaattactcaaTTCCCTTATTTagcaaaaaagatattaaaaattattttaaataaaagaaaatatcaaaaattgagTATACAAGTATTAACAAAgacaataacaaattatacgaaa attgACATGCTTTCTGCTCtgatagtaatatataaaatacttaaatcaACTGATAAAACAACTATTAATAGACTTAAAAACGTGACATTAGCAGCCAAAGAGCATTACCAAAAGCAATCTTGTAATAATTGCTTTGAcag AGGAAATACTATAACGGAAAAGTCATTCTGGAAGATGCTGTTCATCCCT TACAATGATCAATTTGGTTTGATTGTAACATAG